From the genome of Anopheles funestus chromosome 2RL, idAnoFuneDA-416_04, whole genome shotgun sequence:
TGTGCCTGACAATGTCGACGAGTGTGTTTGTATCTTGTCCAGCAAACCCATATACACGATCACTTCCATTTGTGTCGCAAATATACAATGAGAAACCCACGCTGGAAGCTCTCGGTCAAGTGCACGTTTTTTCCTTCAGTACTGATTTAGTTGCGACCGGTTACAGACTAGCGCCGTCATATAGATTGCGCACGTTGGGGTGTACAACATTAGCGATCAAACTCATTGCTCACCGTCGATCACGTCTGGAACAGCTTAGAAATAACAcacgaaatggaaaatcattcaaattcaTCACCTATCGCAGAAACTAATGGACATGGTGAATCTACTAACGGTGTGGACAACCAAATTCCGGATCTACCACAATATCTGTACGCGGCACTTAAGCAACTAGCCCCAAAGGAAGGCTTTACCGAGGGTAACTTTTCAATTGCGTTTGATTTTGGATCCAGCAAGGGCGATGGGTTCGTAGGGCAGATGTTCAAGGCCACTATCAGTGAGGGGACCAGGAACGAAGTGTACTTGTGCAAGATTCCACCAATTGATGACGCTAGACGCGAGCAGTTTGGTTCGATGGCAGCATTTGCTCGGGAGGCGCTGGTGTACGAACGCTTTATACCATCCATCTACGATTACCAGCGGGAGAAAGGTATTCTAAGCCCGGAGGATGGAGGTTTCTTTCATACGCCACGCTGTTACTACGCGCATTGCGATGAAGTGGCCCAGGAGTCGGTCATCATTATGGAAGATCTTCGACTACGCGATTTTCGGCTGTGGAGCAAGCATAAAATAATCGATTACGATCATGCCAGAATGTTCATGACACATCTAGGCCGTTTGCATGCCATCTCGCTTGCGATGAAGCGTGATCAGCCGGAGCGCTTTGAGCAGTTCAAGCTATCGAACCCGTTCGATCCGATGCTAACAGCAGATGGTCCCTTTCGAAACATGATCCTCTCGCAGCTGCAAATGGTTATCGATGCACTGGACGAACAGGACACGGTCGAACGGGCAAAGATGGAGCAACTGAAAGAGGAGGTGTTCGATGAGCTGCTACGTTGTGGCACGGCGCAGCTGGCTGAACCATACACGGTTGTCGGACATGGGGATTGCTGGACGAACAATATGATGTTCCGCTATGAGGTAAGTGATGCATACACTCGTGCATAGTACAATCTTTTAATTTCTTAGCTTTTCTTCAGGACGGAAAACCTCAAGAAATCATCCTGTTCGATTGGCAAGTGATGCGATACGTCACACCTGTACAGGATATCGTGTACTTCATCTTTTGCTGTACTGATGAAGAATTTCGTCGAAAGTATTATCATGAGATGATTGACATCTACTACCGTTCGCTGTCGACGATGTTGGCAAAGCTGCAGCATGACGTCAGTGAGCTTTTCCCACGTTCAGCACTCGATGAGCAGCTGCGTGTCTTTGGTCGCTATGGTATACTAATGGGTATGTTCTTGGTGCCGATGATGTGTACCAAGAACGAGGAACTACCCGACATTGAGGCAATGGCACAAAAAATGGCTACAACGCAACAGTTGAATGAAAGTTTCTTCAAAACTACGGAATCAAATCAGGATACGTACGCCACACGCATGAGGGCCGTCGTGAAAGATTGCATACGGTATGGATATTTCTGAATATATTGATAGTGTACAATAATCGATTTGTAACCCAATTTCCAAATAAATATATTGAAACGCAAACTGTTATACGATCACGCAAGCTTTATAAGATTATCAGGGTTTGGGTTATTGAAGAAGTCACAACTAGCCTGCCATATAGAGTGGGAAGGGCAATCATGATCACTTCACATCATATAAGCAACAATCAAAGAATCGAAGAATTCTCGTTCATGTTTTTCAGTACTTTTGTACTATAATCTTGATATGAGATTGTATTTAGATCACATGAATTGAAACTCACGTATAGAGCAATTTATTGCTGTGTCACATAAGAAATCTTTTCATCTCTTTAATGTTTGCTATTATGTTCGTACACTAAACACATGCCTTGGAATTTTGTGACCTGATGCCAATTTTACCACCGTGGGGTGTTTACTTATCTTGAACCAGTATGGTATGATAAGAGTACGACCGTGCCACGAGCCAACTTTATTGATAATAACGGCAAGTCACTGATCATAGAAACGAGCCACGCGAACTGCAAAAGCAATTGTTTATGCGCATAAGGTACACCACAGCAAACGTTTGACTATCTTTCCATTAAAGGAGTTACAAGGAATGATGCCAGTCACGCGTCTGTACTGGCATGCGAACACGGCGGTAGATTATCAATGTTCCGTGAGACTTATCAACATTGACTACGCATTTAGCAGGGAGCGATACAATATTTGGTGGTTTTGATATCTCTTCGTATCGGTCAAAGGCGGactatttgtttaaaaactgATCTCCTCGCTCATTTTCAGCATCATTGACCGAACAGTTAACGTCCAAGTAACATCACATTAGTATCCGTTGTATAGAGTCCGACACTAAAAAGCGTGGAAAATGCCAGAAATACCCGAAACATCCTTTCCGGAATACATATTAGCCGGCCTGCAGGAAATCGCTCGGGAACAAGGATTTACCGATGGATTATACCGCTTCGAAAGTGAATCTGGTTCAAACATGGgtgatggttttgttggtCAGATAGTAAAGGTGTTTATTCGAGAGGCAAATCGTAAGCTGGTCGTATTGTGCAAACTATTGCCCGAAAACGAAATGCGAAAACAGCAAGGCGTTCCGTTGTTCGATAGAGAATCTGAAGCGTATATGATAATCCTGCCATTGTTACTCAAGTTCCAACGTGAAAAAGCCCTTCCAGAGGGATTGCCAAGGTTTAACAATGTGCCACGGTGTTACTACGCAAAGACTGTAGTTGACAAGATGGAGTCAGTGATCATTATGGAAGATCTACGATTGCAAGCATTCCGTATGTGGGACAAAGCGAATCCTGTCGATTTCGAACACGCCCGATTACTCATGATCACTTTAGGACGTTTTCATGCACTATCATTTGCGATGAAAGATCAACAACCGGAAGAGTTTGCACAGTGCCGCGAGTTTATCGATCCAATGGGAAAAATGTTGGAACTAGACCCTACCAAAGGGTTTGAGAAGATGATGGCTGGTATGTGTCGTAGAGCACTCGATACACTTGAAAAGCATGATAGCTTTCgacgagaaaaaatcgaacagATACAAGATCGTATTATGCACGAAATCATGGCATGTGTCGATGGAAAAGCTGCTGAACCGTACGCTATTATAGGCCACGGAGACTGTTGGTCCAATAATATGATGTTTCAATATCATGAAGATGTAAGTAATGATCGTTTTActtgataaatatttgcttGCTTACATGGACATATTTTCTAATCTATTGTGGTCCTTCTAGAATCAAACACCGAAGACCATCAAGTTGATCGACTGGCAGCTCTCTAGGTACGGATCACCTGTGCTGGACATAGTCTACTTCATATTCAACTGCACGGACGAGGAACTGCGTTCTCATAGCTATCAACGACTATTGAGCATCTACTACAATAGCCTTAGTGAGCATCTACATAACCTGGGAGGAAATATTGAGCGACAGTTCCCACGCAGTGCCCTCCGTGACCAGCTAAAACAATTTGGTAGGTACGGACTACTGATGTCGATGATAGTGTTACCAATCATTTGTACCCCCAACGACGAGCTTCCCGATACGGATAAGGCCATGGAAGGATTCATGAACGAGATGACTAACGGCAATGGTGATGTTGAGCTGGAATACGGAACTACAGAAAAGGCCGCCATTCGCTATAAGAAACGAATGTCAGGATGTATTCGCGATGCCATACGATTTGGATATATATGAATTGGTACAGCAGAATTTTAACGATATTTTGGGTGAGCACTGTACGATTCCAGTTCCAGTGGGATCGTTGACTCAAACTTAGCAAATAAATAGAAGAATTACAATTTCAAACAGTATAGGTGCGTAATAATTTCTTTATAAGCAAAATCTAATTCGATTTAAGGTGAAACATGTGGTGAATCTTTTTCTAATActctttttgttgcaaatcTGGTTGCCAAATGGAAGTGTGAACATGTCATGTCCATGGTTTACTATCTAAAAAACTAGTATACTCAAAGCGCAACTGTAGCACGCTAAAAATTAATGTGAAGAAATGAATCACATTACTTATGGAAGCTACGTTGAATTTTGGACACCTTTCTGCCTATTGGAAACAGCGACAATCATGATGACTCCACAAGTGTAACGGTCAAACAGATGATTTttcacaaacattttttttcacttcttcctcttttttcaCGAGGCGAATGTCAGCCAATAGGGCAAAAGCctctataaaataaataaaattaaaacttctTCCTCTTTGGGACACCGTCTATCTAGAACTATGCGTCGTTGTACACGCGTGCAGCAATTCATTGCTGTGCCACTTAAAAGACACTAATCTTTTAGATCTTATGGACGATACCTGTCCTACGTTTGCTGGCCTGTTCGCAAACTGAAAACAATCTTTTCAATCGTGTGACTTGATGCCAATTTTACCGCTGTTGATAGTTCACCCACCTTGAACTAACATGATTGCTGTACGACCGTGCTACTAGCCATATCTATCAAAGATAACGGAAAGCCATTTGTCATGGAAAAGACCAACGCGAGCTTAGTCTTTACATTGCAAAAGCAATTGTTGATGTGAAAAAGGGAGAACCGCATCAAAAGTGTAGCTGTCGTTCAATTAAAGAAGATTCATGGAATGATATCAATTAAGCATCTATACCGGTATGTAAACGGTGGTTGACTATCAGTGCTCCGTGAGTCTTATCAACTTTGACTACTCATCTAGCCGAAGGcttatttgtttaaatactGATCTCCTCACTCATTTTCAGCATCATTCTCCGACCAGTTAACGTCCAAGTAACATCACATTAGCATCCGTTGTATACAGTTAAGCTAAGTCAGATACTAAAAAGCGTGGAAAATGCCAGAAATACTCGAAACATCCTTTCCGGATTACATATTACTTGGCCTTGAAGAGATCGCTCGTGAACAAGGATTTACTGATGGATTATACCGCTTCGAAAGTGAATCTGGATCAAACATGGgtgatggttttgttggtCAGATAGTAAAGGTGTTTATTCGAGAGGCACATCGTGAGCTGGTCGTATTGTGCAAACTATTGCCCGAAAACGAAATGCGAAAACAGCAAGGCGTTCCGTTGTTCGATAGAGAATCTGAAGCGTATATGATAATCCTGCCATTGTTACTCAAGTTCCAACGTGAAAAAGGTCTCCCAGAGGGATTGCCGAGGTTTAACAATGTGCCACGGTGTTACTACGCAAAGACTGTAGTTGACAAAATGGAGTCGGTGATCATTATGGAAGATCTACGATTGCAAGCATTCCGTATGTGGGACAAAGCCAATCCCGTCGATTTCGAACACGCCCGATTACTCATGATCACTTTAGGACGCCTTCATGCACTATCATTTGCGATGAAAGATCAACAACCGGAAGAGTTTGCGAAGTGTCGTGAGTTTACCGATCCGATGGGAAAAATGTTGGAACTAGACCCTACCAATGGGTTTCAGAAGATGATGGCTGGTATGTGTCGTAGAGCACTCGATACCCTCGAAAAGCATGATACCTTTCGACGGGAAAAACTTGGACAAATACAAGATCGTATTGTCAAAGAAATTGTGGCATGTGTGGATGGAAAAGCTGCTGAGCCTTATGCTATAATAGGCCACGGAGACTGTTGGTCCAATAATATGATGTTTCAATATCACGAAGATGTAAGTAATTTGTATGTAGTTTGCTTACATGGACATATTTTCTAATCTATTGTGGTCCTTCTAGAACCAAACACCGAAGACCATAAAGTTGATCGACTGGCAGCTCTCTAGGTACGGCTCGCCTGTGCTGGACTTAGTCTACTTCATATTCAACTGTACGGACGAGGAACTGCGTTCTCATAGCTATCAACAACTATTGAGCATCTACTACAACAGTCTTAGTGAGCATCTACATAACCTGGGAGGAAATGTCGAGCGACAGTTCCCACGCAGTGCCTTCCGTGATCAGCTTAAACAATTTGGTCGATACGGTCTACTGATGTCAATGTTAGCTCTGCCAATGATTTGTACTCCGAATGACGAACTGCCCGATACGGACAAGGCCATGGAAGGATTCATGAACGAGATGACTAACGGCAATGGTGATGTTGAGCTGGAATACGGAACTACAGAAAAGGCCGCCATTCGCTATAAGAAACGAATGTCAGGATGTATTCGCGATGCCATACGATTTGGATATATATGAATTGATATGGGAGTGTATCAGTGAATGATCACTATATGATTCCAGTTCCCAGTTCCAGTTATAAGGGAAAACACTTGAAGCTTTTGGTTTAATAAACTTTGCAATACACAGAGCATATGAACTCAGGCTCGCTCTTTCATATATATAGTCATGGACTCCTCTCTGGTTTAATATATCAAAGGTGTATGCGATGATATCTTATCTGGAACAGCCttgaataattgtttttcttctgtatgACCTGTACATTCCCGCACATAAAGTTTCTGTTGCAACTTGTACACCACATTGCTATCAATTTTGATGGAgtaagaaaacgaaaaccatattttccatGGTTCGTATTTGATTGgtagtgtgtgttttataTCTTACGACAAACACAAGTAAGATTTGCAACAATTATCTAAGATAGCAGTTTCTTTATCTCTAGCACCTTTGCTATATACTGATAATGTGTTTTCCAGTCTATCTAATCGAGCCACCTCCCTAATACTAAGCAACACATAACGGAATCATCGCTACTTCGACATGTTAGCCGTAGCATTATCAATATTGCCGCCGAACTCTTATCAGCATCCAGAGGGGTTTTTGGCTATTACAAAGATTTTGGTCGCAGTACTTGAATTATACAACGAGAAGAAACGATGAACCAGCAGGTATGATATCATTTCGTATATAGTGGCAGCTGTGAGTTACAAAAAGCTAGGGTTCCTCGAACGTACTTGCCATCGTCATCCAATCAGTTACGTCCAAGTTACCCCAGATAGCAGTAGTGCGAAGCCAGCTCTATTGAAAGACAAGGAAAACATGGCTGAAAcccataaaatatatttcccaAAATGCTTTTCTGGTGCGCTGAAACAAGTCGCTCAGGAACAAGGATTTACCGATGGATTATACCGCTTCGAAAGTGAATCCGGATGTAACGTGGGTGATGGTTTTGCTGGTGATTTAGTAAAGGTGTACATTCGTGAGGCAAACCGTGAGTTAGTAGTGCTGTGTAAACTATTGCCAGAGAATGAACTGCGTAAGCAACAGGGCCTACCGTTATTCTATCGAGAATCCGAAGCGTACATGATAATCCTGCCGTTGTTACTCAAGTTCCAACGTGAAAAAGCTCTCCCCGAGGGACTGCCGAGGTTTAACAATGTGCCACGGTGTTACTACGCGAAGACTGCACTTGACAAGATGGAGTCGGTGATCATACTAGAAGATCTACGATTGCAAGCATTCCGTATGTGGGACAAAGCGAATCCCGTCAATTTCGAACACGCCCGATTACTTATGATCATTCTAGGACGCCTTCATGCACTCTCTTTTGCCATGAAAGATCAGCAACCGGAAGAGTTTGCGAAATGTCGTGAGTTTACTGATCCAATGACTAAAATGCTTGCCCTTGATCCTAAGAACACATTTGAGAAGATGACGGCTAGTACGTGTCGTAGAGCAATCGGTACACTCGAAATGCACGAAACTTTCCAACGGGAAAAACTCGAACAGATACAGGATCGCTGTGTTCCTGAAATAGTCGCATGCGTGGATGCAAAAGCTGCTGAGCCTTACGCTGTTATAGGCCACGGAGACTGTTGGTCCAATAATATGATGTTCCAATATCACGAAGATGTAAGTAATGATCGCtttatttgataaatatttgcttGCTTACATGGACATATCTTCTAATTTCTATGTGATCCTTCTAGAATCAAACACCGAAGACCATCAAGTTGATCGACTGGCAGCTGTCTCGCTACGGCTCGCCTGTGCTGGACTTAGTCTACTTCATATTCAACTGCACCGACGAGGAACTGCGTTCTCATAGCTATCAACAACTATTGAGAATCTACTACAACAGTCTTAGTGAGCATCTACATAACCTGGGAGGAAATGTCGAGCGTCAGTTTCCACGCAGTGCCTTCCGTGACCAGCTAAAACAATTTGGTCGGTATGGTTTTCTGATATCCATGATGATAATGCCGATTATTTGCACTCCAAATGACGAGCTGCCCGATACGGATGCGGCAATGGAAGGAATTATGGAAGAAAATCCCAAGGGGAACAATGAGATCAACTTTGTATACGGCACTACGGAAAAAGCGGCAATCCGGTACCGAGCGCGCATGTCCGGCTGTATCCGTGATACTATACGTTTGGGATACCTTTGAACTGCTGATATGTTCAACatcaatatattttaaaaccattgttttcattattacaataaaaatgaatgaattacgACAGAGACAATATGCTAATAAAAACGCTCACTTAAAAATGTGAGGGAAGATTTTGAGAAAACTATAACTTTCGATACTATTTGTTAGTAACCAGATTATTCAACTGACTTTTTGTAATCAGCAAATAGCAAATTGCGCAAGGttaatgtaaacatttttccatACTTATCAGTCGCATCTGACACGTCTTGAGATCAAACACTTTGGCGAAGAAGACAGGGCAAAACGGAACGTCAGAAGAGCAGATTCCGGTTTGAAAGAAGCTAAACAACACTGAGCTCCGCCAGTCGCTAGCAAAacgattaaataaaataaattggtgGCAATTACGTGATGATTCTTTCTTATCTCTTGTCACAAATAATTATCACCCCTTGTT
Proteins encoded in this window:
- the LOC125765067 gene encoding uncharacterized protein LOC125765067 encodes the protein MENHSNSSPIAETNGHGESTNGVDNQIPDLPQYLYAALKQLAPKEGFTEGNFSIAFDFGSSKGDGFVGQMFKATISEGTRNEVYLCKIPPIDDARREQFGSMAAFAREALVYERFIPSIYDYQREKGILSPEDGGFFHTPRCYYAHCDEVAQESVIIMEDLRLRDFRLWSKHKIIDYDHARMFMTHLGRLHAISLAMKRDQPERFEQFKLSNPFDPMLTADGPFRNMILSQLQMVIDALDEQDTVERAKMEQLKEEVFDELLRCGTAQLAEPYTVVGHGDCWTNNMMFRYEDGKPQEIILFDWQVMRYVTPVQDIVYFIFCCTDEEFRRKYYHEMIDIYYRSLSTMLAKLQHDVSELFPRSALDEQLRVFGRYGILMGMFLVPMMCTKNEELPDIEAMAQKMATTQQLNESFFKTTESNQDTYATRMRAVVKDCIRYGYF
- the LOC125765076 gene encoding uncharacterized oxidoreductase dhs-27-like, which produces MAETHKIYFPKCFSGALKQVAQEQGFTDGLYRFESESGCNVGDGFAGDLVKVYIREANRELVVLCKLLPENELRKQQGLPLFYRESEAYMIILPLLLKFQREKALPEGLPRFNNVPRCYYAKTALDKMESVIILEDLRLQAFRMWDKANPVNFEHARLLMIILGRLHALSFAMKDQQPEEFAKCREFTDPMTKMLALDPKNTFEKMTASTCRRAIGTLEMHETFQREKLEQIQDRCVPEIVACVDAKAAEPYAVIGHGDCWSNNMMFQYHEDNQTPKTIKLIDWQLSRYGSPVLDLVYFIFNCTDEELRSHSYQQLLRIYYNSLSEHLHNLGGNVERQFPRSAFRDQLKQFGRYGFLISMMIMPIICTPNDELPDTDAAMEGIMEENPKGNNEINFVYGTTEKAAIRYRARMSGCIRDTIRLGYL
- the LOC125764809 gene encoding uncharacterized protein LOC125764809, with protein sequence MPEIPETSFPEYILAGLQEIAREQGFTDGLYRFESESGSNMGDGFVGQIVKVFIREANRKLVVLCKLLPENEMRKQQGVPLFDRESEAYMIILPLLLKFQREKALPEGLPRFNNVPRCYYAKTVVDKMESVIIMEDLRLQAFRMWDKANPVDFEHARLLMITLGRFHALSFAMKDQQPEEFAQCREFIDPMGKMLELDPTKGFEKMMAGMCRRALDTLEKHDSFRREKIEQIQDRIMHEIMACVDGKAAEPYAIIGHGDCWSNNMMFQYHEDNQTPKTIKLIDWQLSRYGSPVLDIVYFIFNCTDEELRSHSYQRLLSIYYNSLSEHLHNLGGNIERQFPRSALRDQLKQFGRYGLLMSMIVLPIICTPNDELPDTDKAMEGFMNEMTNGNGDVELEYGTTEKAAIRYKKRMSGCIRDAIRFGYISWKMPEILETSFPDYILLGLEEIAREQGFTDGLYRFESESGSNMGDGFVGQIVKVFIREAHRELVVLCKLLPENEMRKQQGVPLFDRESEAYMIILPLLLKFQREKGLPEGLPRFNNVPRCYYAKTVVDKMESVIIMEDLRLQAFRMWDKANPVDFEHARLLMITLGRLHALSFAMKDQQPEEFAKCREFTDPMGKMLELDPTNGFQKMMAGMCRRALDTLEKHDTFRREKLGQIQDRIVKEIVACVDGKAAEPYAIIGHGDCWSNNMMFQYHEDNQTPKTIKLIDWQLSRYGSPVLDLVYFIFNCTDEELRSHSYQQLLSIYYNSLSEHLHNLGGNVERQFPRSAFRDQLKQFGRYGLLMSMLALPMICTPNDELPDTDKAMEGFMNEMTNGNGDVELEYGTTEKAAIRYKKRMSGCIRDAIRFGYI